A window of the Rhinoraja longicauda isolate Sanriku21f chromosome 42, sRhiLon1.1, whole genome shotgun sequence genome harbors these coding sequences:
- the LOC144611962 gene encoding RNA 5'-monophosphate methyltransferase-like has protein sequence MQSPRTQLAPEDFSVAVYKHLCGLGLNLKLLGCDIDAGLIRRATESNPYPDSIRYVTLDVMEPVSREAALRPYLDRWRRATFDICFCMSVTMWIHLHHGDRGLLDFLLWVSGLCRALLIEPQPWKCYRSAARRQRRLGSPSFDHFKNLAIKGDVARRIQQFLVADCNMELVRCFGNTNWDRRLLLFKKCSLN, from the exons atgcaatctccacgcACACAgctggcacctgag GACTTCAGTGTGGCTGTGTACAAGCACCTGTGTGGGCTGGGACTGAACCTCAAGCTGCTGGGTTGTGACATCGATGCCGGCCTGATCCGGCGAGCCACAGAGTCCAACCCTTATCCCGACTCCATCCGGTACGTGACCCTGGACGTGATGGAGCCCGTTTCCCGTGAGGCCGCGCTCCGGCCCTACTTGGACAGGTGGCGGCGCGCCACCTTTGACATCTGCTTCTGCATGTCCGTGACCATGTGGATCCACCTCCACCACGGCGACCGTGGGCTGCTAGACTTCTTGCTGTGGGTGTCTGGGCTCTGCCGGGCCCTGCTGATCGAGCCGCAGCCCTGGAAGTGCTACCGCTCAGCGGCACGCCGACAGCGCCGGCTCGGCAGCCCCTCCTTCGACCACTTCAAGAACCTCGCCATCAAAGGGGACGTGGCCCGGAGGATTCAGCAGTTCCTCGTTGCCGATTGCAACATGGAGCTGGTCCGGTGTTTTGGGAACACCAACTGGGACAGGCGTTTGCTGCTCTTTAAGAAATGCTCCTTGAACTGA